A segment of the Campylobacter vulpis genome:
TACTAATTTTAGTATCTATAATTGATTTTTAATTTTTAAGGAGACACAATGACAGTGATTAGACTTACAAGAATGGGAAGAACGAAAAGACCTTTTTATCGTATTGTCGTAACTGATAGTAGAAAACGCCGTGATGGCGGTTGGATAGAGAGCATAGGTTATTATAATCCTATGGTTGAACCTGAAGTAATTAAATTTGATGCAGAGCGTTTGGCTTACTGGAAGAGCGTGGGTGCTAAGCTTAGCGATAAGGTCGCTTCTATTACAAGTAAATAATATGGTTGAAGATTTTTTAAAAGAATATGCCAAACTTATTGCCGATTATCCCGAGAAAATCGATACGCAAAGAGTAAAAATAGAGGAAAATTTCTTTGAAATTTTTCTTTTTGCAGATAAAAGTGATACAGGTAAGCTTATAGGTAAAAATGGCAAAATGATTCATGCGATTAAGACGGTCATTTCAGCTTGTAAAAGTAAAGAAAATATCTCTTACCGCGTTACGGTAAAAGCCCTTGAGTGAATTTGTTTTAGTCGCTAAAATAGGTCGAAGTGTAGGCTTGAAGGGCTATTTAAAATTACATAATCTTAGCGATTTCCCCTCTCAGTTTCAAAAAAATCTTACTTTTTTTACCAAAGATAAAAGGGAACTTACCATTAAAGATTATGATAAAAATCGTCAAAGTGTTTTATTTTACGCTTATGAAAGTCTTGAAAAAGCTAAGGAACTTGTTAATTTGGAACTTTATCAAAGTATAGAAAAGACAAGAGAGCTTTGCAGATTAAAAAAAGACGAGTTTTTTTATTTTGATATTGTAGGCTGTGAAGTGAGAGATGAGCAAATAATTTTGGGGCAAGTTAAAGATATTTTACAAAGTGGCGGGGGATATTTGTTTGAAATTAAAAGCGATGAGAACTTGATAGCTCAAGGTCTTTCTAAGATTTTTTTTATCCCTTATATTGATAAATATATTTTGAAAATTAATGTGCAAAAAAAGCAAATTCTATGCTCAAATGAAGCTTTTTATATTTTAGAAAATTCATGAAAATTACTTTTGTTTCTTTATTTCCTCATTTGATAGAATTTTATTTTAAAGATTCTATCCTTGCTAAAGCACTGCATAAGGGCATTTTTAGTCTTGATTTCCAAAATCCTAGATCTTTTAGCAAAGATAAATATAAAAAGGTTGATGATTATAAAATTGGTGGTGGAGCAGGACTTTTGATGCAGATAGCTCCACTTTTTGAGTGTTTGGAACAAATTCGTCAAAAAGAGAAAAATCCCCATTTTATATTTCTTAGTCCAAGTGCAAAAAGTTTTCATCAAAAAGATGCTAAACGCCTTAGTCAAAAATCAAATTTGATTTTCGTTTGTGGTCGTTATGAGGGCATAGATGAGCGTGTAGTGGAAGAATTTGCTAACGAGCTTTTTAGTGTGGGGGATTTTATTTTGACTGGAGGAGAACTTCCTGCTCTTTGCCTTTGCGATGCGATTTTACGCAATGTTAATGGAGTGCTTGGAAATTCACAAAGTTTAGAAGAGGAAAGCTTTGAAAACCAGCTTTTAGAAGCACCCTCTTTTGCAAAACCTTTAATTTTTGAAAAAAACTTGAAGAAATTTTATGCTAATTCAGTGTTTTTAAAGGGTAATCACGCTAAAATTGCGGCTTTAAAAAATACTTTAGCGTCTTGCAAGACAAAATTTTTTCGTCCCGATTTATTTTTGGAGCATGAACGCAAAATTTAAGGAAATTATGATGAAAAACAAATATATAGAGCAATTTGAGGCTAAACAAATTGAAGGTAAAAATGTGCCAGATTTTCGTGCTGGAGACACTTTAAAACTTGCTATTCGCATTAAAGAGGGCGATAAGACTAGAATTCAAAATTTTGAAGGAATTTGCATTGCTAGAAGAGGAAATGGAGTGAGTGAAACTTTTATGGTGCGTAAAATCGGTGCAAATAATGTAGGTGTTGAAAGAATTTTCCCTATTTATAGTGAAAGTTTAGAAAGCATTAGTGTTTTAAGACGCGGTCGTGTACGTCGTGCAAGACTATTTTATCTTAGAGATAGACGTGGTAAGGCTGCTCGTATTAAAGAGCTTAAAAAATAATTTCTACAAAGAGCTATTTTATGGCTCTTTCATTTATCTAAAGTGAGTTTGCGATGCAATGGACGAGAGATTCTTGGAGAGCCTATCCCATTAAACAACATCCAGTTTATCCTTGTGAAAATACCCTAAAAGAAAATCTTGAGAGACTTGAAAAATTACCTCCACTTGTTTTTGCGGGGGAAGTTAGACAGCTTAAAAAATCTTTAGCTAAAGTTGCCAAAAAAGAAGCTTTTTTGCTTCAGGGTGGCGATTGTGCGGAGAGCTTTGAAAATTTCGGTGCAAATAATATACGCGATATGTTTAAAATTCTTCTTCAAATGGCGATTGTTTTGACCTTTGCTGGAGGTTGTCCTGTGGTGAAAATAGGGCGTATAGCAGGGCAGTTTGCTAAACCTAGAAGTGCAGATTATGAAGAGCTTAATGGTGTGAGTTTGCCGAGTTACCGTGGAGATATTATTAATGGTTTTGAGTTTAGTGAAAAAGCAAGGATTGCTGATCCTAAGCGTATGCTGGAAGCTTATTATCAAAGTGCGACGACACTTAACTTGTTAAGGGGTTTTGCTAAAGGCGGTTTGGCTGATTTGCGTGAGGTTCAACGCTGGAATTTGGGTTTTGTGAAAAAGAGTGAATTGCATAAACAATATGAAGATTTAAGTGAAAAAATTTCCAGCGCTTTAGCTTTTATGGAGGCTTGTGGAATTAATGCAAATAATACTCCAAATTTAAGAGAAGTTTCACTTTACACTTCACATGAGGCTTTACTTTTGCCTTATGAGGAAGCTTTAACGCGTGTGGATAGTTTAAGTGGCGATTTTTACGATTGTTCAGCACATATGCTTTGGATAGGCGAAAGAACCCGCGAGATTGATGGAGCTCATGTGCATTTTTTAAGCGGTGTGAAAAATCCTTTGGGTGTTAAAATTGGTCCAAGTGCCAAAGCTCAAGATATTATAAGACTTTCAAATAAACTTAACCCTAACAATGAAGAGGGTAGGCTTAATATTATTATTCGTATGGGAGCGGATAAAATTGCCTCAAATTTACCAAGTATTTTTAAAGATTTAAAAAAAGAAGGACTTAATTTAATTTACAGCATAGACCCTATGCATGGAAATACCGTTAAGGCTGGAGATTTTAAAACGCGTGAATTTGATAAAATTATGCAAGAAGTGCGATATTTCTTTGAGGTGGCTATTAGTGAGGGAGTGTATCCGGGTGGGGTGCATTTGGAGATGACTGGACAAGATGTTACCGAATGCACAGGTGGTGCGAGTAATGTAACAATGCAAAATTTACAAAATCGCTACGAAACCCAGTGCGACCCAAGACTTAATGCCGACCAAGCTTTGGAGCTTGCCTTTTTAATAGCAGATTTGCTTAAAAGGGCGCGAAAATGAAACTTTATGGGATTAAAAATTGCGGTAGCGTCAAAAAGGCTATGGAATTTTTAAAAGTTAAGGGTGTAGAATTTGAATTTTTAGATATTAAAAAAATCAATGAAAGCACTTTAAATTCGTGGCTTGAAAAAAGAAAGATTGAGGATTTTCCAAATCTTTCAGGTATGAGTGCGAGAAAATTAAATCTTAATAAAGAAAAAATGAAGGCTTTAGCCAAAGAAGAATTAAAGGCGATGATTTTAGAAACTCCAAGCCTCATAAAACGCCCAGTGATAGAATATAGAGGACAAATTTATATTGCTAAAGAATATGAAAATTTAATTTCTTAAGTAATTTTTGAAGTTAATATTGCTTAATCTTAGATAAGGCTTTGAAAATATCCTCTGTGTTTAGTAAGAGTGGGGATCTTAAAAGTGGCTCCGGATGTAGGATTCGAACCTACGACCAATCGGTTAACAGCCGACTACTCTACCGCTGAGCTAATCCGGAATAAATTAAAAATGTAATTCTAATAAAAAATGTAAAAAAAGTCAAGAAAATTTTGCAAAATAAAAGAAAATATAAAATTTTGTATTCTATTTTTCAAACGGGTCTTTTTCCCAATTAATTTTTAACTTGACAAATTTTACAAAGATTTTACGCGTTTAATATATTTTACATACAAGAGCAGTTTATAATCCTTAGTGCCAATTGCAAAATGTTGAAAAATATTTAAAATTTCAAACATTTTGACAAGAAGTTATATGATTAAAAAGGATAAAAATGAAAAAAATTGTAGGTTCTTTATGCTTGTGCAGTATTTTATTTGCGGCAAATGAATATGAGGCAAATTTGGCAGGACATATCGTTATCCCGGCAGAAAATTTCATCAATGCCCCTAAAGATGCGCCAGAATTTTTGCAAAGCACGGGGAAGTTTTTACGCACAATAAGAAATGAAAACTTAGGTGCATTTAATGCAAATTATACAGAAGAAGAAAGTTCTAATACCTTTAGAATCCCTTTTAAAAAACAAGCTTTGCAAGGGCATAGTGGAGTTAAATTTACAGGGGATAAAAGCTATTGGCTTTTAAGTGATAATGGCTTAGGCACTAAGAAAAATTCACCAGATTCTATGACCTTTATCCACAATTATGAATTTGATTTTCAAAAGGGTTCTTATAAACATCTTAAAACCATTTTCTTTAATGATAAAGATAAAAAATTTCCTTATCTTATCACCCTTGAAAGCACTAAAAGTAGGTATCTAACGGGAGCTGACATAGACCCTGAAAGTTTTCAAATTGTAGGTAAAAGTTTTTGGGTCGGTGATGAATTTGGTCCCTTTTTGCTAGAATTTGATGAAAAAGGAACCTTAAAGGAGCTTTTTGATGTTAGTCTAAATAGAAAACCTATTTTATCGCCTGATAATCCATCTTTACAGCTTTCAAACCCAGACATCTTAGAAAACAAGGCTAATATTAAACGCTCTAAAGGTTTTGAAGCAATGGCTAGTTCTAAGGATAAAACGAAGCTTTATCCTATGTTAGAATATGCAATATTTAAAGATGGTAAGTATGAAAATAAAGGTGGCAAAAACTATTTAAGGATTTTAGAATTTGACATTAAGGCTAGAAAATTTACAGATAAAAGCTACGCATATATACTAGAAAGTAATGCTCATTCTATTGGCGATTTTAATATGATTGATGAAGAGTATGGATTAATTATAGAACGCGATGATACGGAAGGCACTATGGATAAGGCTTGTAGGGGACAGGAAACAAAATCGTGCTTTAAAAATCCTGTCAAATTTAAAAGAATTTACAAAGTTAAACTTGATGATAAAAAGGGTGTGGCTGAGAAGATTGCCTATATTGATCTTATGAATATTAACGATACGAATAAAATTGCCAAAAAACCTTTGGTTAATGGCAAATTTGTCTTTCCTTTTTTTACCATTGAAGATGTGGATATTGTAGATGATAAACACATTGTTGTAGCAAATGACAATAATTTTCCTTTTTCATCAAGTAGAGAGCCTTATGTCCCAGATGATAATGAGATTATTTTGCTAGAAGTCGAGGAATTTTTAAAAATTAAATAATAAATTTGAGGAGTAAAAATGAAAAAACTTGCTTTTATCTTAATGTTTTTAGGATTTAATCTTTTTGCAAGTGATAAACTTATCATTGCACACAGAGGTGCTAGTGCATATTTGCCAGAACATACGCTTGAGAGTAAGGTTTTGGCATTTGCTCAAGGAGTGCCTTACATCGAACAAGATGTGGTTTTAAGTAAAGATAATCATTTGATTGTTATCCACGATTTGTATTTAGACAAAACAAGTGATGTAGCACAAAAATTTCCGGATAAAAAGCGTAAAGATGGGCATTATTATGTGATCGACTTTACTTTAGCTGAGCTTAAAAGTTTAAAAATGAGTGAGGGTTTTAAGGGAGAAAATGACAGCACAAATGCTTATCCTAACCGCTTCCCTGCTAAAAAGGCGGACTTTACTATCAATACTCTTGAAGAAGAGATTGAGCTCATTCAAGGACTTAACAAAATGCTTGGTAAAAATGTGGGAATTTATGTGGAGGTTAAGCGCCCTTGGTTTCATAAGCAAGAGGGCAAAGATATTTCTAAAATCACCTTGGAAGTGCTTAAAAAATATGGCTACACAAACAAGGATTCTAAGGTCTATTTTCAAAGTTTTGATTATCCTGATTTGGTGCGTGTGAAAAAGGAGTTATTGCCACAAATGGGTATGGATATTAAGCTCATCGCCCTTATAGGTTTAAATGAGTGGGAGGAGACTTTTGAGTATAAAAATGGCGTGTGGCAAAATTATGATTTTTCTTATCTTTTAGATGTTAAAAATTACGCTGAAATTTCAAAAATTGTCGATGGTTTAGGACCGACTTATATTTTACTCTTTGATGAAAATAAGCTTAAAAATAATGAAATTGTGCCAAATGATTTTGTTAAAAATGCTCATAAATATAATATGAAAGTGCATCCTTATACCATTAGAGCAGATGCACTTCCAAACTGGACTAAGTCTGTCGATGAGCTTTTTGAGGCTGTTTTGTTTAAGGCAGGAGCCGATGGAGTTTTTACAGATTTTCCTGATTTGGGTTTGGAATTTTTAAAGAAAGTAAGATAGGATGAGTTTTTCTCGCTCAATTCTTACAAGTTATATGTTCGATTGACAAATTAACTAGTTTGATGTTTTTCTGTATTCCTAATTTTTTTGTCATTCTTCTTAGATTTAGACAAGAATATAATGAGGGGGAGGGAGGGTGATTTTAAGATTTTTAAATGGGTTTTAATTAACAAAAAAAATGTAGAATAAGTATTTAATCATTTGACAAGTTGTTAAAATTTAAATCAAAATAAACAATAAATTTCGAAAACGATTTTAATTCTTTACAAATTAACTTAAAAATTTTTTTAAAAAATCTTTGTTTTTTACAAATGTTTCGCAGTTTATTTAATGTATCACAAGTCGCATTAAAATCATCTCGTCGCCGTCTAGGACTTTTAAATCCACATTTTGACACAAAGGACACTGAAATACATTTTCTTTCAAAATGCTCTTCTCCCCACAAGAAAGACATAAAATTTCAAGTTCAGCAATTTCTATAAAGAGTTTGGCATTTTGACAAAGTGTAGAATTTTCTTTAAAAGTTTCAAAACAACGCTCAAAAAGCGGGATTTCTACTCCGCTTAAACGCCCAATTTTGATATAAATTTCGCTAATTTCTTTAGCATTTTGCTCTCTGGCATTTTCCTCGCAAAGTGTGATTAAGGACTCAACTACGCTTAATTCGTGCATTAGCATATCCTAGGTAAAAGCTCACCCTTAGGGCTTTCTAAAAAGCGTTTTGCACCATAGCTATTTTGCAAAATCACCCTTGCTTTTTCGCTTGGTAAAATTTCACCTATAATGTTTGCTTTTTTGTTATATTTCTGTAAGATTTCTAAGGCTTTTTGCGCGTCTTTTTGCTCCATGCAAAGCACAAAAGTGCCCTCATTAGCAAGCTCATAAGGTTCATAGCCAAAAAGCTCACAAAGTCCTAAAACTTCGCTTTTAACAGCGATTTTTTCTTCATAAATCAAAATATCTTTCCCGCAAAAACTCGCCCACTCATTTAAAACGGCTGATAAACCGCCACGCGTAGCATCACGCATTGCCGCTATATTTAAATTCGCTTCCAAAAGCTCCAAAACCTCGTTTTTCACGCACTTACAATCACTCTTAATATCCGCCTCAAGTGCATTTCTTTTTATCAGCACGCTTGCACCGTGTCTGCCTATATCACCACTTATTAGCACACTTAGACCCCCTTTTAAATTCTTCGTTTGGCAGGGTTTTATGATATGCCCTAGGGCTGTTGTATTGATGTAAATTTCATCACCTTTTCCCTTTGGCACGACCTTAGTATCTCCACATACAAGCTTAACGCCTATATTATCGCATTCATTTTTAATGCTTTTTAAAATTTTTTCTAATTTTTCAAAAGCAAATCCCTCTTCTAAAATCAAAGCAAGACTTAAATATAAGGGCTTTGCACCGACCATTAAAATATCATTGATTGAACCGCACACGCAAAGTTTGCCTATATTGACCTCCTCATCTAAAAAAATGGGACTTAAAACAAAAGAATCTGTGCTTAAAGCCATATCTCCCAAAATTGCAGCGTCATTTGCTTCTCTTAGAATTTCATTGTCAAAAAGCTTAAAAACGCCTTTTAAAAATTCATTCATTTCCTCGCCACCGCCTCCGTGTGCTAATGTAACTTGTTTCATCATTTTACCTTTTAAATTTTATGCAATTTTAACATTAAATATAAAATATTGATGAGTGATTAATTAAAATAATTTAGAATTAGGATAAAAATTGTAGAAAAAGGAAAATTATGTGTAAAGACTGCGGCTGTTCGGTAACTCCACATACACACGACCATCACACTCACTCCCATCATCATTATCAAAATTATGAAAATCCCGAGCTTAAAGAGGAAAAAACCCTAGAAGTTTTAAGCAAAATTTTAAGCAAAAACGACCACGAAGCAGAGCATAATAGGGAGCATTTTAATGAAGCTGGGGTGCTTTGTATCAATTTAATGAGCTCACCAGGAAGTGGGAAAACTACGCTTTTAGAAAGCACTTTAAAAGCTTTAAAAGATGAGATGAAAATCAGCGTTATTGAGGGTGATTTAGAAAGTGAAAATGACGCTAAACGCATAAGAGAAGCTGGAGCAGAAGCGTTTCAAATCACCACGGGACAGAGCTGTCATTTAGATGCTTTTATGGTGCATGAAGCTTTACATCATTTAAGCTTAAAGGAGTGTGATTTACTTTTTATCGAAAATGTGGGGAATTTGGTCTGCCCTGCAAGTTATGATTTGGGACAGCATATAAATGTTGTGCTTTTAAGCGTTACGGAAGGTAGTGATAAGCCGCAAAAATATCCTGTGATGTTTAAAAAAGCGGATTTGGTCATTATTTCAAAAGCAGATTTGGCACATCATTTTGACTTTGACATCGAAGAGGCAAGTAAGGAATGCAAAAAGCTTAATCCTAAGGTGGATATTTTGATTTTAGATTCCAAAACTGGGAAAAATTTAGAACTTTGGTATCAGTATCTAAGACTTAAAAAGGAGCTTTTTTAATGTGTCTTTCTATCCCTTCAAAAATTTTAGAAATCGATGAGTTTAACAATGCTTTGGTGGATACTTTGGGCGTTAAAAGAAAGGTGAATTTGGACCTTATTAGTGAGCCTTTGAAACAGGGTGATTTTGTGCTAATCCATGTAGGCGTGGCGATGGAGAAAATAGACGAGGAAGCTGCACTTTTAAGCATTAAAACCTATCAAGAGATAGTGGATAAAATGCAAAACGGAGAGATAGAAACGCACGAGGGAGATATGGGGCTTAATGAATTATATCGATGAATTTAGAGATAAAAATACCCTCTTAGCACTCAATGCTTTAATTAGGAAAAATATTAAAGAACCTATTAATATAATGGAAATTTGCGGCGGACACACGCATAGCATTATGAAATATGCTTTATGCGACTTACTTCCTAAGGAAGTGAATTTCATACACGGACCGGGTTGTCCTGTGTGCGTAATGCCAAGAGAGCGTATCGATATAGCTTTAAAACTAGCACAACAAGAAGATGTGATATTTTGCACTTTGGGAGATTTATTAAGAATCCCCGGAAGTAAAGAATCTTTACTTGATTTACGTGCTAAGGGTGCCGATGTAAGAGCGCTTTATACTCCGCTTGAAATTTTACAAATTGCAAAAGAAAATCAAAATAAAAAAGTCATTTTTTTCGCCATAGGTTTTGAAACAACCACGCCGATGAGTGCTTTGCTTTTAGAAAAAGTCATTGAACAGGGCTTAGAAAATATTTCTATTTTTTCCAATCATATCACCGTCCCAGCTCCGATACAAGCGATAATGAGTGATGAAAATGTCAAAATTGACGCTTTTTTAGGTCCTTCTCATGTGAGTGTTATAACGGGCTATCAAATTTATGAGTCTTTAGTTAAAAATTTTCACACACCCATAGCTGTGAGTGGTTTTGAACCTGTGGATATTATGGAAAGTGTGCTAAATATTATCTTACAAAAAAATGCTCAAAAAGCCGAAATTTACAATCAATACTCAAGAGTTGTGAGCCGCAATGGCAATGTCAAGGCACAAAATTTAGTGGAGAAATATTTTAAGCCTTGCGATTTTGAATTTAGAGGCTTAGGACTTATCAAAAATGGCGGTTTAGAGCTTAGAGAGGAATTTGCAAATTATGACGCAAGTAAGCTTTATGATTGCGAGGTTAAGAGTAGAGGCGAAAATAAAGCTTGCATTTGCGGTCAAATTTTAAGAGGTTTGGCAAAGCCTTATGAATGTAAGGTTTTTGGCAAGGCTTGCACACCGAAAAATCCCATAGGTAGCTGTATGGTTTCAGGTGAGGGTGCTTGTGCGGCGTATTATAAATATGCTAAGGGGCGTTAATTTAAAGGAGAAATAAAAATGAAATTTAAAATGAAATTTGAAAGCATCGATTCTAATTCTATCCGTAGTCTTATGGATATTTTTTATGCGAAAGTAAGAGTTGATAAGAACGGACTTGGGGAGATTTTTAATGCTAAAATCGGCACAGATGATACAAGCTGGAGCAATCATAAGGAAAAAATTGCGAATTTTTGGGAGGGTTTATTACTAGGAAGTGGGAATTTTAAAGGAAATCCTATGCGAACGCATATTGATTTAGCACCTTTTCCTAGAGAGCTTTTTTCTGTATGGCTTAAGCTTTTTAAAGAAAGTTTAGAATGTGTTTATAAAGAGCCAGAGCATCAAAGACTGATTTTTCAAAGAGCTGAAATGATAGCACAGAGATTTCAATATGTGTTGTATGAAAGCGATTATGTCAGTTAAAAATTTAAGAGCTTGATTTTGTAAGTTTTAATTCTAATAAGTGCTTTTGTGCTATAATTTTTATTTTTAAAGGAAGGTAAATGTTTGCCAAACTTATACAAGGGTATTCTAAAGGAAATTTAATCTTACAAATTTGTATCGGCATAGTGCTTGGAATTTTTGTGGGTTTGCTATCTAAAGATATGGCGGTGGTGGCAAATTTTTTGGGAGTTTTATTTACAAATGCACTTAAGGCTATTGCTCCCATTCTTGTGTTTATTCTCATTTTAACTTCCATTTGCACAAAAAATTTTACACAAAAAAGCACAAAAATGAAAAATATTGTTTTTTTATACATTGTGGGAACATTTTTGGCTTCTGCTTGTGCTGTTGGGATAAGCTTTTTAATGCCAACGGAGCTTGTTTTGGAGGGAGTAGAGAAAGCCTCACAAAGCTCCCCTGCTTTTATCAGTGAAATTTTTAAAGATTTGATTTTAAAAATCGTGGATAATCCCATAAATGCTCTTTCAGGTGGGAATTATTTGGGAATTTTAGCTTGGGCTATCGCTGGAGGGGTAGCGCTTAGACACTGCTCAAAAGAGGCAAAGCAAGTTTTTGTGGATATTAATGAAGGTGTGTTAAAAATCGTTCAGTTTATTGTCAAGTTAGCTCCTTTTGGAATTTTTGGCTTGGTGGCAAATTCCGTTGCTAACACGGGTGCGGCGGGACTTATTAGCTATGCGAAACTTTTGCTCGTTTTGGTTTTAACGATGCTTTTTGTAGCTTTTATCATCAACGCTTTTATCGTTTTTCTCTACACGCGTAAAAACCCATTTCCACTTATTTTTATCTGCATTAAAGAAAGTGCATTTTTTGCTTTTTTTACACGCAGTTCAGCGGCAAATATCCCTGTAAATATGGCACTTTGTGCTAAACTTGGCATTGATAAGGAGCTTTATAGCATTTCTATCCCACTTGGAGCAACCATTAATATGGGCGGTGCGGCAGTTACCATAGCTGTCTTAAGCCTTGCTGCCGCTTATACTGTGGGCATTGAGGTTAGTTTTTTTCAAGCATTTTTACTTAGCATTATTGCAACTTTTGCGGCGTGTGGGGCGAGTGGGGTGGCTGGCGGTTCACTGCTTTTAATTCCTCTTGCTTGCTCTTTGTTTAATATCAATTACGATGTGGCGATGAAGGTTGTGGCAATAGGTTTTATTATAGGCGTGATTCAAGATAGTGTAGAAACAGCACTTAATAGCTCTACCGATGTGCTTTTTACGGCGATTTGCTCAAATGATGATTTACGTTTGTAGGTAAGAAACGATGAAGCATTTGATTACGACTAGGGATTTTGACAAAGATGAGATTGAGGCGCTTTTTGAAGATACGCGTGAATTTTTAGATGAAAAACCTAGAATTTTACTTGAAGGAAAAAGTGTAACGACTATATTTTTTGAAAATTCCACTAGAACACTTTCAAGCTTTGAAAGTGCGGCTAGAAGGCTTGGTGCTAGGGTTTTAAGGCTTGATGTCTCAAGGTCAAGCTCGAGTAAGGGTGAAACGCTTTACGATACAGCGGCAAATTTAGACGCTATGGGACCTCACGCCATTATAGTAAGACATCAGCATTCAGGTGTGCCTTATCTTTTAGCAAAACACTTGCATTGCCCCGTTTTAAACGCAGGAGATGGTAAGCACGCTCATCCTAGTCAGGCTTTACTTGATTTATTTACCATTAAAGAGCATTTTAAGGGTGATATTGTGGGGCGAAAAATTCTTATTGTAGGCGATGTAAAAAATTCGCGTGTTGCAACTTCAAATATCGAGCTTTTAGGGCGTTTTGGGCTTGACATTACCCTAGTTGCACCACCACATTTTATGCCTCAAACTTCACTTAAAAGCTCTTATGAGTTAAGTGAAGAGTTAATTGAAAAAGCGGACATTATTATGAGTTTAAGGACACAAACGGAAAGACATCAAAAGGCAATTTATGCTTCTTTGAAAGATTATGCGAATGATTTTTGTATAAGGGCAAATGTATTGACTAAAAATCCCAAGCTTATTATTTTACACCCTGGACCTGTGCATAGAAATATTGATTTAAGCGATGAGGTGATGGCAAGTTCTCAAAGTCTTGTTTTAAGACAGGTTAAAAATGGCGTGGCGATAAGAATGGCGATTTTAAAAAAGCTGATTTTGGAGAAATGAGATGTTGGAATGGAATTTAAGTGCTTTATTTAAAAGCGAAGAAAAACTTGAAAGTTTTACTTGTGAAAGTGTAAGGCAAGCAGAGGAATTTAGGCAAAAATATGAAAAAAAAATAGCCCACTTAAATAAGGAAGAATTTTTAATTAGCTTAAAAAACTATGAAAATTTAAATGAAAATGTCGCAAAAATAATGACTTACGCTTATTTATGCTTTGCTAAAAATACTTCAAATGGCGATTTTTACGCAAGATACGAGGAAAAATGTAAAAAAATAGAAGAAAATTTACTTTTTTTTGAATTAGAATTTTGTGAGTTGGAAACTTTAAAAAGCAGTGAATTTGTGGAGTTTTGTGAGAGTTATGCCTTTTATTTAAATCGTCTTTTGAAAAATAAGAAATTTAATCTCAGTCAAAAGGAAGAGCGCGTTTTG
Coding sequences within it:
- a CDS encoding aspartate carbamoyltransferase catalytic subunit, with translation MKHLITTRDFDKDEIEALFEDTREFLDEKPRILLEGKSVTTIFFENSTRTLSSFESAARRLGARVLRLDVSRSSSSKGETLYDTAANLDAMGPHAIIVRHQHSGVPYLLAKHLHCPVLNAGDGKHAHPSQALLDLFTIKEHFKGDIVGRKILIVGDVKNSRVATSNIELLGRFGLDITLVAPPHFMPQTSLKSSYELSEELIEKADIIMSLRTQTERHQKAIYASLKDYANDFCIRANVLTKNPKLIILHPGPVHRNIDLSDEVMASSQSLVLRQVKNGVAIRMAILKKLILEK